gaataacagatacccgggagtgaggtacagactggaatctaatcgaggggttcggggtggtttatatatagaataacagatacccgggagagagttacagactggaatctaatcgaggggttcggggtggtttatatatagaataacagatacccgggagagagttacagactggaatataatcgaggggttcggggtggtttatatatagaataacagatactcgggagtaagttacagactggaatctaatcgaggggttcggggtggtttatctatagaataacagatacccgggagtcagttacagactggaatctaatcgaggggttcggggtggtttatatatagaataacagatacccgggagagagttacagactggaatctaatcgaggggttcggggtggtttatatatagaataacagatacccgggagagagttacagactggaatataatcgaggggttcggggtggtttatatatagaataacagatactcgggagtgagttacagactggaatctaatcgaggggttcggggtggtttacatatagaataacagatatccgggagtgagttacagactggaatctaatcgaggggttcggggtggtttatatctagaataacagatactcgggagtaagttacagactggaatctaatcgaggggtttatggATGCTAACAGAATGCAGTCACTGACCTCGGAGAATGTCCAGGACACTGCTCGCCCCTTCTTGTCAATCAGGGGACGCCTCATCGCCTCCTTTCCCCCCTGGAATAGGATGACTGTGGGCAGCTGCTTGCTCAGGGGGGAAGTACTGACCTTATACCTGCAGGGAGAGAGCATTGCATCCATCATAAACAGGCCGACGGCCGGAATGCATCGGGCGCCattgcgcagagagagagagagagagatggcacgggctggggagggggtaagagcagactgggagggggggggggcagggcagagcGAGATGGGCTAACAGAGGcaggggaaggggcagagagaaaAGCGCGAGACTGAGGAAGGGACAAGTGGGATAGGGTGTGAATCCCGCAGGTCAGCCAGAAGGTCATCACAGAGGTGAAGGAGGATTCGGCAAAAGGCGAGGGAGGGGACATAATCCTGAAATCAGGGATTGGGGGAACGGTCCTGGGGGCTAGGGAGGTCAAAGGAGATGCAAATGGGTGAAGACATATAAATAACCTTGAGCGGCAGACGAGGGACAGGGCACAAGAGCAGGGAAGGTATGATAAACCCGTATGAAACCCTGGTACATccccaactggagtattgtgtcaagTCCTGGGCGCTGCACATTCGGAAGGATGTGGGGGTGTCGGCAGAGAGTGCGTGAAGGATTCACGGgaacggttccagggatgaggcaGTGCTGTTATACGGAGAAGCACAGTTTCCCGCATGGCCTGAGAGCGTGATAGCTGGGGTATTCACTTGAAACTCTCCAAACGCAATAGGATCGCTATCTGCAGAGGAAGGCTTGGcagggctgcggggggaggggagggggactgggtgagttGCTCCCTGGCAGAGAcggcatgggctgaatggcctgttccgctGCCCCCATCCCGGTTCCGACCTGCCGAGGCTCCTCAATCCCCGAATTTAACGGGCTACATCAAAGCAACTCACTTTTCGGAGATCTCCGAGTAGCGGCCCACGTCAGcctttccaaacttcaccccagcaCAGGTATACCTGggggaggaagagacagagagagggagtcaaaGCGGAGGCGGCAAACCATCAGCTGGCTCACTCAGATGGAGGCAAACAACTCGCATTTCAGCGCCTGAgctaccccctccctcactggccaccgcctctctccctcgctgcccctccaacaacccccccacccccagcccacccTCCGCCGTCCCAGCTGTCAGAGCGAGCCCCGGGCACCCACTTACTTGAGGGAGAGATCTGCGTAGACTGGGGCGAACGACTGGCACTCGGAGGACCAGTTGGCGAAGAATTCGACCAGCCAGGTGACCCGCCGGTCTTTCTGCAGCTCCTCCTGTCGGCGTTAAGAGGGGAGACGTTATGACATTCCCTGTGCCAGCGGCCCTCCCACCTCCTCACTGGCTttcacacgcacgcacgcacagcacaggaaaggcccaGGATCAGAGGGGTGGCTGTGTGGAATGCaccgccagcggaggtggtggagtcagagtcattagggacatttaagcgactcctgGACAGCAGTAAATTTCCCAGTGATctgtttccgccccccccccccccccccccgggccatccGTCCCTAGTTGCCCGTTGACACAGTTCACTGATGTTCTGCCGTTCACACATTCTAACCTCGTTCTGTGCCACTCTCAGCTCCCCTCTTCGTCTTAAtcacccccattcccatccccttTGTCCTTCTGTCCATGACCCCACCTACCCCTGGCCCCCacatcactctctccccccccccccccccccccccccgcgacagtataactctgaccctatttccagttctgtcCAGCTttcacagagtcatccagactggaagggttcgctcccttctctctcctcaaAGACGCTGACAGGCCGGATGAGGTTGTCCAGGATTTTGGGATTGCAGCCTCCGTGGGTGGGGCTGGACACTGCTCGATGACAGGGGCTCAGTCCCAGCACAttctcctcctccagtccctacaaccctccctgtctctgtaccctcctccagtcccgacaaccctccctctctctgtgacctcctccagtccctacaaccctccctatctctgtaacctcctccagcccctacaaccctccctatctctgtaccctcctccagtccctacaaccctccctctctctgtgacctcctgcagcccctacaactctccctctctctgtaacctcctccagcccctccaaccctcccaatctgtaacctcctccagcccctacaaccctccctatctctgtaacctcgtccagcccctacaccctccctatctctgtaacctcctccagcccctacaaccctccctatctctgtaccctcctccagtccctacaaccctccctatctctgtaccctcctccagcccctacaaccctcccaatctgtaacctcctccagcccctacaaccctccctatctctgtaacctcgtccagcccctacaccctccctatctctgtaacctcctccagcccctgcaaccctccctatctctgtaacctcctccagcccctacaaccctccctatctctgtaacctcctccagcccctgcaaccctccctatctctgtaacctcctccagcccctacaaccctcccaatctgtaacctcctccagcccctacaaccctccctatctctggaacctcgtccagcccctacaccctccctatctctgtaacctcctccagcccctgcaaccctccctatctctgtaacctcctccagcccctacaaccctccctatctctgtaccctcctccagtccctacaaccatccctctctctgtgacctcctccagcccctacaactctccctctctctgtaacctcctccagccctacaaccctccctatctctgtaacgtcctccagcccctacaaccctccctatctctgtaacctcctccagcccctacaaccctccctatctctgtaacc
Above is a genomic segment from Scyliorhinus torazame isolate Kashiwa2021f unplaced genomic scaffold, sScyTor2.1 scaffold_687, whole genome shotgun sequence containing:
- the LOC140406589 gene encoding thioredoxin-related transmembrane protein 2-like — encoded protein: MICKPPLYMGPEYITYFSDKTIDEELQKDRRVTWLVEFFANWSSECQSFAPVYADLSLKYTCAGVKFGKADVGRYSEISEKYKVSTSPLSKQLPTVILFQGGKEAMRRPLIDKKGRAVSWTFSEENLIREFNLNELYLRGNKTMKGKEDAIPEEGAEGEEERTVENGEVESKKDR